In Uranotaenia lowii strain MFRU-FL chromosome 2, ASM2978415v1, whole genome shotgun sequence, one genomic interval encodes:
- the LOC129747040 gene encoding uncharacterized protein LOC129747040, which produces MKVIVCLCVVALAAAALGAPQERDGAALTNEAIRQAQSQRLIPSDATIQGVQEGIQVAAIEAIPGDQRVDLFQLLGDQVPKEVITNLQSQVDQVGHN; this is translated from the coding sequence ATGAAAGTGATCGTCTGTCTGTGCGTTGTGGCGCTGGCTGCCGCCGCCTTGGGCGCACCCCAGGAACGTGATGGAGCCGCCCTCACGAACGAAGCAATCCGACAGGCCCAATCGCAGCGTCTGATCCCGAGCGATGCCACCATCCAGGGAGTCCAGGAGGGTATCCAGGTGGCGGCCATCGAAGCCATCCCCGGAGACCAGCGGGTGGATCTGTTCCAACTGCTCGGCGATCAGGTCCCGAAGGAAGTGATCACCAATCTGCAGTCGCAGGTCGATCAGGTCGGACACAACTAA